One segment of Vallicoccus soli DNA contains the following:
- a CDS encoding class I SAM-dependent methyltransferase, translated as MPRYVPEVRLHLADDMTLLWQRMERETGATGTEPPYWAAAWAGGQAVARHVLDAPEVVRGRTVLDLATGSGLCAVAAALAGARHVTGVDVDPWAVAALRENCLLNGVSVEPVLADLLDGPPATADVVLAGDVSYERGMASRMYAWLRRCHDAGCDVLVGDPGRAFLPPGLVEVARYDIVGDPVLENAGVRRAAVYRLG; from the coding sequence GTGCCGCGCTACGTCCCCGAGGTGCGCCTGCACCTCGCCGACGACATGACGCTGCTGTGGCAGCGCATGGAGCGCGAGACGGGGGCCACCGGCACCGAGCCGCCGTACTGGGCCGCCGCCTGGGCGGGCGGGCAGGCCGTCGCCCGGCACGTGCTGGACGCCCCGGAGGTGGTGCGGGGCCGCACGGTGCTCGACCTCGCCACCGGGTCCGGGCTCTGCGCGGTCGCCGCGGCGCTGGCCGGGGCGCGGCACGTCACGGGCGTCGACGTCGACCCGTGGGCGGTCGCGGCGCTGCGGGAGAACTGCCTCCTCAACGGCGTCTCGGTGGAGCCGGTCCTCGCCGACCTGCTCGACGGGCCGCCCGCGACGGCCGACGTGGTGCTGGCCGGGGACGTGAGCTACGAGCGGGGCATGGCCTCGCGGATGTACGCGTGGCTGCGGCGCTGCCACGACGCCGGGTGCGACGTGCTGGTCGGCGACCCCGGGCGCGCGTTCCTGCCGCCGGGGCTCGTCGAGGTGGCGCGATACGACATCGTCGGCGACCCGGTCCTGGAGAACGCCGGGGTGCGCCGGGCGGCGGTGTACCGGCTGGGGTGA
- a CDS encoding acyl-CoA dehydrogenase family protein, whose translation MPVERLLPTEEAAELLDLVREIARDELAPRVAQDERDERFPRDVFALLGKSGLLGLPYPEEQGGAGQPYEVYLQVLEELGAVWASVAVGVSVHGLTCFPLATAGTPEQQERWLPDLLAGDLLGAYCLSESHAGSDPAAMRATARRDGDAYVLDGAKAWVTHGGHADSYTAFLRTSDDRSRGVSCFLVPGDAAGLSAAPPEQKMGLTGSTTATMWFDGVRVDADRRLGEEGQGLPIALSALDSGRLGIAAVAVGLAQGALDDAVAYAKERQAFGKAIIDHQGLGFLLADMAAAVESARATVLDAARRKDAGKPYSRQASIAKLVATDAAMRVTTDAVQVLGGAGYTRDFPVERYMREAKVMQIFEGTNQIQRMVIARHLARG comes from the coding sequence GTGCCCGTCGAGCGCCTGCTCCCCACCGAGGAGGCCGCCGAGCTCCTCGACCTCGTGCGCGAGATCGCCCGCGACGAGCTGGCGCCGCGGGTCGCCCAGGACGAGCGGGACGAGCGCTTCCCCCGCGACGTCTTCGCCCTGCTGGGCAAGAGCGGCCTGCTCGGGCTGCCGTACCCCGAGGAGCAGGGCGGTGCGGGGCAGCCGTACGAGGTCTACCTGCAGGTGCTCGAGGAGCTCGGCGCCGTCTGGGCGAGCGTGGCGGTGGGCGTCAGCGTCCACGGGCTGACCTGCTTCCCGCTCGCCACGGCCGGGACGCCGGAGCAGCAGGAGCGGTGGCTGCCGGACCTGCTCGCGGGCGACCTGCTGGGGGCGTACTGCCTGTCGGAGAGCCACGCGGGCTCGGACCCGGCGGCGATGCGGGCGACCGCGCGGCGCGACGGCGACGCGTACGTCCTGGACGGCGCCAAGGCGTGGGTCACCCACGGCGGGCACGCCGACTCCTACACGGCGTTCCTGCGGACCTCCGACGACCGGTCCCGCGGGGTCTCGTGCTTCCTCGTGCCGGGCGACGCCGCGGGGCTGAGCGCGGCGCCGCCGGAGCAGAAGATGGGCCTCACCGGGTCGACGACCGCGACGATGTGGTTCGACGGCGTCCGCGTCGACGCGGACCGGCGCCTCGGCGAGGAGGGGCAGGGGCTGCCCATCGCGCTCTCCGCGCTCGACTCGGGCCGGCTCGGGATCGCGGCGGTCGCCGTCGGGCTGGCGCAGGGCGCGCTCGACGACGCGGTGGCGTACGCGAAGGAGCGCCAGGCGTTCGGCAAGGCGATCATCGACCACCAGGGCCTCGGCTTCCTGCTCGCGGACATGGCCGCGGCCGTCGAGTCCGCGCGCGCCACGGTGCTCGACGCGGCCCGGCGCAAGGACGCGGGGAAGCCGTACTCGCGGCAGGCCAGCATCGCCAAGCTCGTCGCCACCGACGCGGCGATGCGGGTGACCACCGACGCGGTGCAGGTGCTCGGCGGTGCCGGCTACACGCGGGACTTCCCCGTCGAGCGGTACATGCGCGAGGCCAAGGTCATGCAGATCTTCGAGGGCACGAACCAGATCCAGCGCATGGTCATCGCCCGGCACCTCGCGCGGGGGTAG
- a CDS encoding SDR family oxidoreductase, with protein sequence MVLSGGSRGIGLAIAVRWARGGGDVVLLAKTAAPHPRLEGTLATAAAAVEEAGGRALPVTGDVRSDEDVARAVAAAVQRFGGVDVVVNNASAIDLSGVRDLPMKRYDLLQDVDARGTYLLTATCVPHLEESARAGRRPHVLTLSPPIDLDPRWFDPMTAYAMAKYGMSMCTIGFARQLAGAGVAVDSLWPRTTIATAAVANLLGGEAALRRSRTPEVVADAAWELLTRPGWSTGGFHVDEDVLRAAGTSDLSRYLAPGAREEDLATDFFLPGGEVPPRTP encoded by the coding sequence ATGGTCCTGTCCGGCGGGAGCCGCGGCATCGGCCTGGCGATCGCGGTGCGCTGGGCCCGCGGCGGCGGCGACGTCGTCCTGCTCGCCAAGACGGCGGCGCCGCACCCCCGGCTCGAGGGCACGCTCGCCACGGCGGCCGCCGCGGTGGAGGAGGCCGGCGGGCGGGCCCTGCCGGTCACCGGCGACGTGCGGTCCGACGAGGACGTGGCGCGCGCGGTGGCCGCGGCCGTGCAGCGGTTCGGCGGCGTCGACGTCGTCGTCAACAACGCCAGCGCGATCGACCTGTCCGGCGTCCGCGACCTGCCCATGAAGCGCTACGACCTGCTGCAGGACGTCGACGCGCGGGGGACGTACCTGCTGACGGCCACCTGCGTGCCGCACCTCGAGGAGAGCGCGCGGGCCGGGCGCCGCCCGCACGTGCTCACGCTCTCGCCGCCGATCGACCTGGACCCGCGCTGGTTCGACCCGATGACGGCGTACGCCATGGCGAAGTACGGGATGAGCATGTGCACGATCGGCTTCGCCCGCCAGCTCGCCGGCGCGGGGGTCGCCGTGGACTCGCTGTGGCCGCGCACGACGATCGCGACCGCGGCGGTCGCGAACCTGCTCGGCGGGGAGGCCGCCCTGCGCCGCAGCCGGACCCCGGAGGTGGTCGCCGACGCCGCCTGGGAGCTGCTCACCCGCCCCGGCTGGTCCACGGGCGGCTTCCACGTCGACGAGGACGTGCTGCGCGCGGCCGGGACGAGCGACCTGTCGCGCTACCTCGCGCCCGGTGCGCGCGAGGAGGACCTGGCGACGGACTTCTTCCTGCCCGGCGGGGAGGTGCCGCCCCGCACCCCTTGA
- a CDS encoding M14 family zinc carboxypeptidase, with protein MTHRRRWAAAGTGTLLAAALAVTTPGATAAGPASSGVAAVVASGERLAPGETALVRLAVPDRAAADRLVASGADVAAGPSRRGGVVTVDVVLTGRELAAQQRAGARLVQVVQREGQGTARYAASARAAAAAARGPQRTAAARAGAADVANPDVLAFGQAYWWTSKGQTFAQVQVGTSATDDPDLEVEVTWRTADGRSGTFPLVRFVDAGEYQFHYALPVPVPGQPVALTAASSLGGTKTARPSAWPGTTPPDLPEGYQSDFIDAYMAPTEVKARIARLGRQYRDLVTVVDLPHRTQGYRRTATAYLGDPATAAVVVESVKFGDQGMNGVVVQAVDPGRRNRPLTARYRDRVLTVQLATGADGAVYSTADDVAELVSKRFPNVFRAFARAGQGAGVVQPSAAARLDDGLDAPAGVSRRPWTVQALRIGYHRDGSRPGVLAYSQEHAREWATPLVTLEFAERLLANARTDEGTRELLEETEVFVIPTVNPDGANYSFYDENFQRKNLDDWCEGAQRDPANASRIGVDINRNYATGSVYDGYAGGSLDCLSGTAAGPAELSEPESRNVIDLARANPSIRYALNVHSYGGYFMWSPGAYKAEGRVTLPRPSIETAASFLSDAKRIVGAIARHRGTVTWPSNTGPVVDVLYSAAGNSADQLYYDLDITAWDFEVGNDLWDPEEQEWQAVGFQPPYEEAHEEAMEYAEGLVELVRIARDDAQDGR; from the coding sequence ATGACGCACCGCCGCAGATGGGCAGCAGCCGGGACAGGGACCCTGCTCGCCGCCGCCCTCGCCGTCACCACCCCGGGCGCGACCGCCGCGGGCCCGGCGAGCAGCGGCGTCGCCGCGGTCGTCGCGTCCGGCGAGCGGCTCGCCCCCGGCGAGACCGCGCTCGTCCGCCTGGCGGTGCCGGACCGCGCCGCGGCCGACCGCCTGGTCGCCTCCGGGGCCGACGTGGCGGCAGGCCCCAGCCGGCGCGGCGGCGTCGTGACCGTCGACGTGGTCCTCACCGGGCGCGAGCTGGCCGCGCAGCAGCGCGCCGGTGCCCGCCTGGTGCAGGTGGTGCAGCGCGAGGGGCAGGGCACCGCCCGGTACGCCGCCTCCGCCCGCGCCGCCGCCGCGGCAGCGCGGGGGCCGCAGCGGACCGCCGCGGCCCGCGCGGGCGCCGCCGACGTCGCGAACCCCGACGTCCTGGCCTTCGGCCAGGCGTACTGGTGGACGTCGAAGGGCCAGACCTTCGCGCAGGTGCAGGTGGGCACCTCCGCGACCGACGACCCGGACCTGGAGGTCGAGGTCACCTGGAGGACGGCGGACGGGCGGAGCGGCACGTTCCCGCTCGTGCGCTTCGTCGACGCGGGCGAGTACCAGTTCCACTACGCGCTGCCCGTGCCGGTGCCGGGGCAGCCCGTCGCGCTCACCGCCGCGTCGAGCCTCGGCGGCACGAAGACCGCGCGCCCGAGCGCCTGGCCCGGCACGACGCCGCCGGACCTGCCCGAGGGCTACCAGAGCGACTTCATCGACGCGTACATGGCGCCCACCGAGGTCAAGGCCCGCATCGCCCGGCTTGGGCGCCAGTACCGCGACCTCGTGACCGTCGTCGACCTGCCGCACCGGACGCAGGGCTACCGGCGGACGGCGACGGCGTACCTGGGCGACCCGGCGACCGCGGCCGTGGTCGTGGAGTCGGTCAAGTTCGGCGACCAGGGCATGAACGGCGTCGTCGTCCAGGCCGTGGACCCGGGCCGGCGGAACCGTCCGCTCACCGCCCGCTACCGCGACCGGGTCCTCACCGTGCAGCTGGCCACCGGCGCGGACGGAGCCGTCTACAGCACGGCGGACGACGTGGCCGAGCTCGTGAGCAAGCGCTTCCCGAACGTGTTCCGGGCCTTCGCCCGGGCCGGGCAGGGCGCCGGCGTCGTGCAGCCCTCGGCGGCCGCACGGCTCGACGACGGGCTCGACGCGCCCGCCGGCGTGAGCCGCCGCCCGTGGACCGTGCAGGCGCTGCGCATCGGCTACCACCGCGACGGGTCGCGGCCGGGCGTGCTCGCGTACTCGCAGGAGCACGCGCGCGAGTGGGCCACCCCGCTCGTCACGCTCGAGTTCGCCGAGCGGCTGCTGGCCAACGCCCGTACGGACGAGGGGACGCGCGAGCTCCTCGAGGAGACCGAGGTCTTCGTCATCCCGACCGTCAACCCGGACGGCGCCAACTACTCGTTCTACGACGAGAACTTCCAGCGCAAGAACCTCGACGACTGGTGCGAGGGCGCCCAGCGCGACCCCGCGAACGCCTCCCGGATCGGCGTCGACATCAACCGGAACTACGCGACGGGGTCGGTGTACGACGGCTACGCGGGCGGCAGCCTGGACTGCCTGTCCGGGACCGCCGCGGGCCCGGCGGAGCTGTCGGAGCCGGAGAGCCGCAACGTCATCGACCTGGCCCGGGCCAACCCGAGCATCCGCTACGCGCTCAACGTCCACAGCTACGGCGGCTACTTCATGTGGTCCCCGGGGGCGTACAAGGCCGAGGGTCGCGTGACGCTCCCCCGCCCGTCGATCGAGACCGCCGCGTCGTTCCTCTCCGACGCCAAGCGCATCGTCGGCGCGATCGCCCGCCACCGCGGCACCGTGACCTGGCCGTCGAACACCGGCCCGGTCGTCGACGTCCTCTACTCCGCGGCCGGCAACTCCGCGGACCAGCTCTACTACGACCTGGACATCACCGCCTGGGACTTCGAGGTCGGCAACGACCTCTGGGACCCGGAGGAGCAGGAGTGGCAGGCCGTCGGCTTCCAGCCGCCGTACGAGGAGGCGCACGAGGAGGCCATGGAGTACGCCGAGGGCCTCGTCGAGCTCGTGCGCATCGCCCGCGACGACGCGCAGGACGGCCGCTGA
- a CDS encoding NAD(P)H-binding protein, with protein sequence MPTYAVTGATGHLGRLVIHALLERGAPAGEVAALVRAPERAGDVAALGVEVREADYDRPGTLGAALSGVRRLLLVSGSEPGRRVPQHRAVVDAAREAGVELLAYTSILGAGRTSNPLAPDHEATEELLAASGVPHALLRNGWYTENYAAQLGTWAATGTLLGAAGDAGVSVAARADYAAAAAAVLAEGRPGDVHELGGPAVDFAAIARAASAVTGVDVAYRSLPPQDYVAALTAAGVDEGTAGFLAALEATTARGELATTSTDLERLAGRPVTPVEDVLRAAWAEQRPAA encoded by the coding sequence GTGCCCACCTACGCCGTCACCGGCGCCACCGGCCACCTCGGCCGCCTCGTGATCCACGCGCTGCTCGAGCGCGGCGCGCCCGCCGGAGAGGTCGCGGCCCTGGTGCGCGCCCCGGAGCGGGCCGGGGACGTGGCCGCGCTGGGCGTCGAGGTGCGCGAGGCCGACTACGACCGGCCCGGCACCCTGGGGGCCGCCCTGTCCGGGGTGCGCCGCCTGCTGCTCGTCAGCGGGAGCGAGCCGGGCCGCCGGGTGCCGCAGCACCGCGCGGTCGTCGACGCGGCCCGCGAGGCGGGCGTGGAGCTGCTGGCGTACACGAGCATCCTCGGCGCGGGGCGCACCTCGAACCCGCTGGCCCCGGACCACGAGGCGACCGAGGAGCTGCTCGCCGCGTCCGGCGTCCCGCACGCGCTGCTGCGCAACGGCTGGTACACCGAGAACTACGCCGCCCAGCTCGGCACCTGGGCCGCGACGGGCACCCTCCTCGGAGCGGCGGGGGACGCCGGCGTCTCCGTCGCCGCACGCGCCGACTACGCCGCTGCCGCCGCGGCCGTGCTCGCCGAGGGGCGACCGGGCGACGTGCACGAGCTCGGCGGCCCCGCCGTCGACTTCGCGGCGATCGCGCGCGCGGCGAGCGCCGTGACCGGCGTGGACGTCGCCTACCGCTCGCTGCCGCCGCAGGACTACGTCGCGGCCCTCACCGCCGCCGGCGTCGACGAGGGCACGGCGGGCTTCCTCGCCGCCCTCGAGGCGACCACCGCGCGCGGCGAGCTCGCCACGACGAGCACCGACCTGGAGCGGCTCGCCGGGCGCCCGGTCACGCCCGTCGAGGACGTGCTGCGCGCGGCCTGGGCGGAGCAGCGCCCCGCCGCCTGA
- a CDS encoding DEAD/DEAH box helicase codes for MPHGTTSTSGTTRPTPRSTARPQHRPAAARTTYGRRPAPRPTGPDPLEQLFTASAEAFDATAELPSFHDLGLPQPLVTALERRGMHAPFAIQARVMPDALAGRDVLGRAQTGSGKTLGFGLPMLTRLAGGTRESRRPRGLVLVPTRELANQVRDALGPLGHALDLRLGVVVGGAPYSRQIEQLRRGVDVLVATPGRLIDLLDRGEVRLDAVEVTVLDEADYMADLGFLPAVTQILDLTPAGTQRLLFSATLDSGVRRLVTAYLRDPAAHAVADATSHVENMEHRAYVVRPHEKLAVLAEIAQRPARTLFFARTKQGAQRLADQLVEAGVPATAIHGDLPQGARQRALGAFAAGRSRVLVATDVAARGIHVDELDLVVHVDPPADHKDYLHRSGRTARAGTAGVVLSILLPGQRRTAAQLFDRAGVEADMRYVAPGDELVRELAESGEPVVVKEEPRRSSGPRRSGPRRPGGRYRGERSDRGERGERSEHRGPRRPRADAA; via the coding sequence ATGCCCCACGGCACCACCAGCACGTCCGGCACGACCCGCCCCACCCCCCGCAGCACCGCCCGGCCGCAGCACCGCCCGGCCGCAGCGCGGACCACGTACGGCCGGCGCCCCGCGCCCCGCCCGACCGGTCCGGACCCGCTCGAGCAGCTGTTCACCGCGTCGGCCGAGGCCTTCGACGCGACCGCGGAGCTGCCCTCGTTCCACGACCTCGGCCTGCCGCAGCCGCTCGTCACCGCGCTGGAGCGGCGCGGCATGCACGCGCCGTTCGCCATCCAGGCCCGCGTCATGCCCGACGCGCTCGCCGGGCGGGACGTCCTCGGCCGCGCCCAGACCGGCTCCGGCAAGACGCTCGGCTTCGGCCTGCCGATGCTGACCCGCCTGGCCGGCGGCACCCGCGAGAGCCGCCGCCCGCGGGGCCTCGTCCTCGTCCCGACCCGCGAGCTGGCCAACCAGGTCCGCGACGCGCTCGGCCCGCTGGGGCACGCGCTCGACCTGCGCCTCGGCGTCGTCGTCGGCGGCGCCCCGTACAGCCGGCAGATCGAGCAGCTGCGCCGCGGCGTCGACGTGCTCGTCGCCACCCCGGGCCGGCTCATCGACCTGCTCGACCGCGGCGAGGTGCGCCTCGACGCCGTCGAGGTCACCGTGCTCGACGAGGCCGACTACATGGCGGACCTGGGCTTCCTGCCCGCGGTCACGCAGATCCTCGACCTCACCCCCGCGGGCACGCAGCGCCTGCTCTTCTCGGCCACGCTGGACAGCGGCGTGCGCCGGCTCGTCACCGCGTACCTGCGCGACCCGGCGGCTCACGCGGTCGCCGACGCCACGTCGCACGTCGAGAACATGGAGCACCGGGCGTACGTCGTGCGCCCGCACGAGAAGCTCGCCGTCCTCGCCGAGATCGCCCAGCGCCCGGCGCGCACGCTGTTCTTCGCGCGGACCAAGCAGGGCGCCCAGCGCCTCGCCGACCAGCTCGTCGAGGCGGGCGTGCCGGCGACGGCGATCCACGGCGACCTGCCGCAGGGCGCGCGCCAGCGCGCGCTCGGCGCCTTCGCCGCGGGCCGCAGCCGCGTGCTCGTCGCCACGGACGTCGCCGCGCGCGGCATCCACGTCGACGAGCTCGACCTCGTCGTGCACGTGGACCCGCCGGCGGACCACAAGGACTACCTGCACCGCTCCGGCCGCACGGCGCGCGCGGGCACCGCGGGCGTCGTCCTGTCGATCCTGCTGCCGGGGCAGCGCCGCACCGCCGCCCAGCTGTTCGACCGGGCCGGCGTCGAGGCCGACATGCGGTACGTCGCCCCCGGCGACGAGCTCGTCCGCGAGCTCGCCGAGTCCGGCGAGCCGGTCGTCGTCAAGGAGGAGCCGCGCCGGTCCTCCGGCCCGCGCCGCTCCGGCCCCCGCCGCCCGGGCGGGCGCTACCGGGGCGAGCGCAGCGACCGCGGCGAGCGGGGCGAGCGCAGCGAGCACCGGGGTCCGCGCCGACCGCGGGCCGACGCCGCCTGA
- a CDS encoding VOC family protein, translated as MIGRLEKTVLDCPDPRALAAFYAEVLGMRVTEDSPDWVVLGRRPGDRDLAFQRAEPYDPPDWPHPGHPQQEHLDVRVDDVDAAERSVLALGARRLPAEREEGFRVFADPAGHPFCLLFG; from the coding sequence ATGATCGGACGGCTCGAGAAGACGGTGCTCGACTGCCCCGACCCGCGGGCGCTGGCGGCGTTCTACGCCGAGGTGCTCGGGATGCGGGTCACCGAGGACTCCCCGGACTGGGTGGTGCTCGGGCGCCGCCCCGGCGACCGCGACCTGGCGTTCCAGCGGGCGGAGCCGTACGACCCGCCGGACTGGCCCCACCCCGGGCACCCGCAGCAGGAGCACCTCGACGTCCGGGTCGACGACGTGGACGCGGCGGAGCGCTCGGTGCTCGCGCTCGGTGCGCGGCGACTGCCCGCCGAGCGCGAGGAGGGCTTCCGGGTGTTCGCCGACCCGGCGGGGCACCCGTTCTGCCTCCTCTTCGGCTGA
- a CDS encoding Ig-like domain-containing protein: protein MPRRVVRTVLLLALLALVTAGVAAPPAVAVEPVPTRVTAVATPTTVQEGGEVRVTATVTTEAGEAVTSGRVWFLVGDDALSCHGELRPVDGSGRATASVSMVTFEDRKVHVRFEGTETYQPSGADVPIRMLPVLLPTQLTLDVQPDLWFGTAVLVGDADGGRHWSCGYYDDVHNGGVRFYEGGVLLGEGVSDDWLDDPALVGAILAPGRHQVRAEVPPSDSYMGRDMGPGWGPSSATSTITVTAEGATASRELVLNPSFERDLVGWRTTGASMAQVRHAGARDGEQVARVARTAGAAYGFAGSAPTVVATNGGATYVASARVAAAAASSAGARLGLMLTERAPGGAVLRETRRDVALTTGWRRVAVAAVASRGGSSLSLRLEQSGAVAGHAFLVDAVSLREASRKPGIPGTLTTYSAGTDWTPLTAEAKRASRRTTGEPLELAALSAYLDGRGARAGRQVLRGVVYRDAGGEPGTLVGTTNPVAVGAGAPAGWRALRFDVPVELPAGAYWFGLLSGGTGGVARYLAQDSPGALRTGGDRWSDGPTRLFGPSRTDAKDMLLHGVGG, encoded by the coding sequence ATGCCCCGACGCGTCGTCCGCACCGTCCTGCTGCTGGCCCTGCTGGCCCTGGTGACTGCCGGGGTCGCCGCACCGCCGGCGGTGGCCGTGGAGCCCGTTCCCACCCGCGTGACCGCCGTCGCGACCCCCACCACGGTGCAGGAGGGCGGGGAGGTCCGGGTCACCGCCACGGTGACGACGGAGGCGGGGGAGGCCGTCACGAGCGGTCGGGTCTGGTTCCTGGTCGGCGATGACGCCCTGTCGTGCCACGGTGAGCTCCGGCCCGTCGACGGGTCCGGCCGGGCGACCGCCAGCGTGAGCATGGTGACGTTCGAGGACCGCAAGGTGCACGTGCGCTTCGAGGGGACGGAGACGTACCAGCCGTCCGGTGCGGACGTCCCGATCCGGATGCTGCCCGTCCTGCTCCCGACGCAACTGACGCTCGACGTGCAGCCGGACCTGTGGTTCGGCACTGCGGTGCTCGTCGGTGACGCGGACGGCGGCCGGCACTGGAGCTGCGGCTACTACGACGACGTCCACAACGGCGGCGTCAGGTTCTACGAAGGCGGGGTCCTCCTCGGCGAGGGCGTGTCCGACGACTGGCTCGACGATCCCGCTCTGGTGGGGGCCATCCTGGCACCGGGGCGGCACCAGGTCCGCGCGGAGGTGCCGCCCAGCGACAGCTACATGGGGCGGGACATGGGCCCTGGGTGGGGCCCCAGCTCAGCTACCTCCACGATCACCGTCACCGCCGAGGGGGCCACGGCGAGCCGTGAGCTGGTGCTGAACCCGTCCTTCGAGCGCGACCTCGTGGGCTGGCGCACCACCGGCGCCTCGATGGCACAGGTGCGGCACGCGGGCGCCCGCGACGGCGAGCAGGTGGCGCGCGTCGCTCGCACCGCAGGCGCCGCGTACGGGTTCGCGGGCAGCGCGCCCACGGTGGTGGCGACCAACGGCGGCGCCACCTACGTCGCCTCCGCGCGGGTGGCCGCCGCAGCGGCCAGCAGCGCCGGCGCTCGACTGGGGCTGATGCTGACGGAGCGCGCGCCGGGCGGCGCGGTGCTGCGTGAGACGCGCCGTGACGTCGCTCTCACGACGGGGTGGCGCCGGGTGGCGGTGGCGGCCGTGGCGTCGCGGGGCGGCAGCTCGCTGAGCCTCCGCCTCGAGCAGTCGGGTGCCGTTGCCGGTCATGCCTTCCTCGTCGACGCCGTCAGCCTGAGGGAGGCGTCGCGCAAGCCCGGCATCCCCGGGACGCTCACGACGTACAGCGCCGGGACGGACTGGACGCCGCTGACGGCCGAGGCGAAGCGCGCAAGCCGGCGCACGACCGGGGAGCCGCTCGAGCTGGCCGCGCTGTCGGCGTACCTCGACGGCCGGGGCGCCCGCGCGGGGCGGCAGGTGCTGCGCGGCGTCGTCTACCGCGACGCGGGCGGCGAGCCCGGCACGCTCGTGGGCACGACGAACCCGGTCGCGGTGGGAGCGGGTGCGCCGGCGGGGTGGCGGGCCCTGCGGTTCGACGTCCCGGTCGAGCTGCCCGCCGGCGCGTACTGGTTCGGCCTGCTCTCCGGCGGCACGGGCGGCGTCGCCCGCTACCTCGCCCAGGACTCCCCCGGCGCCCTGCGCACCGGCGGCGACCGCTGGTCCGACGGACCCACCAGGCTCTTCGGGCCGTCCCGCACGGACGCGAAGGACATGCTCCTGCACGGGGTCGGCGGCTGA
- a CDS encoding DUF3097 domain-containing protein produces the protein MTYGPTSLSDLTAARRKPPAPEVQAEHGLVVEDVETGFCGAVVRVEKVPLGMTVTLEDRRGKVRSFPLGPGFLLDGRPVVLVRPRPQQQAPAAPARTASGSVAVAGVRARVARESRIYVEGKHDAELVERVWGDDLRIEGVVVEHLGGVDDLPAVVRDFRPGPGRRLGVLVDHLVPGSKEQRIADEVARGRHGGDVLVVGHPFVDVWQAVKPSSLGIAAWPQVPRGTDWKEGVVAALGWGVPTWEAWKRVLAAVDSYADLEPALLGRVEELIDFVTAPGPGGA, from the coding sequence GTGACCTACGGCCCCACCTCCCTCAGCGACCTCACCGCGGCCCGCCGCAAGCCCCCGGCGCCGGAGGTGCAGGCCGAGCACGGGCTGGTGGTGGAGGACGTCGAGACCGGGTTCTGCGGCGCGGTCGTGCGGGTGGAGAAGGTGCCGCTCGGGATGACGGTGACGCTGGAGGACCGGCGGGGGAAGGTGCGCAGCTTCCCGCTCGGGCCGGGGTTCCTGCTCGACGGCCGCCCGGTGGTCCTCGTCCGGCCCCGCCCGCAGCAGCAGGCGCCCGCCGCGCCGGCGCGCACCGCCTCGGGCTCGGTGGCGGTGGCCGGGGTGCGGGCGCGGGTGGCGCGCGAGAGCCGGATCTACGTCGAGGGCAAGCACGACGCCGAGCTCGTGGAGCGGGTGTGGGGCGACGACCTGCGCATCGAGGGCGTCGTTGTGGAGCACCTCGGCGGCGTCGACGACCTGCCCGCGGTGGTGCGCGACTTCCGGCCGGGCCCCGGCCGGCGCCTCGGGGTGCTCGTGGACCACCTCGTGCCCGGCTCGAAGGAGCAGCGGATCGCCGACGAGGTGGCCCGCGGGCGGCACGGCGGCGACGTCCTCGTCGTGGGGCACCCCTTCGTCGACGTCTGGCAGGCGGTGAAGCCGTCCTCGCTCGGGATCGCCGCGTGGCCGCAGGTGCCGCGCGGCACCGACTGGAAGGAGGGCGTCGTCGCGGCCCTGGGCTGGGGCGTGCCGACGTGGGAGGCGTGGAAGCGGGTCCTCGCCGCCGTCGACTCGTACGCCGACCTCGAGCCCGCCCTGCTCGGCCGGGTCGAGGAGCTCATCGACTTCGTCACCGCGCCGGGGCCCGGCGGCGCCTAG
- a CDS encoding DUF4870 domain-containing protein: MGHPYGPSSPYGREPSPLGQGAMRPEDERTWGAVAHLSGVLAAWLALGFLGPLVVLAVQGGRSPFVRRHATEALNFQLTLLLLTVVASVLAIVTLGVGLLVVLPIGVVVLVYALVATVRATVRASSGRDYRYGLSWRIVR, translated from the coding sequence GTGGGCCACCCGTACGGACCGTCGTCCCCCTACGGCCGCGAGCCGTCGCCGCTCGGGCAGGGCGCGATGCGCCCGGAGGACGAGCGCACCTGGGGCGCGGTCGCGCACCTGTCCGGGGTCCTCGCCGCCTGGCTCGCGCTGGGCTTCCTCGGCCCGCTCGTCGTGCTCGCGGTGCAGGGGGGCCGCTCGCCCTTCGTGCGCCGGCACGCGACGGAGGCGCTGAACTTCCAGCTCACCCTGCTCCTGCTCACCGTCGTGGCGTCCGTGCTCGCCATCGTCACGCTCGGCGTCGGCCTGCTCGTCGTGCTGCCGATCGGCGTGGTCGTGCTGGTGTACGCGCTCGTCGCGACGGTCCGCGCCACGGTGCGGGCGAGCAGCGGGCGCGACTACCGCTACGGCCTGTCCTGGCGCATCGTCCGCTGA